The following are encoded together in the Lactuca sativa cultivar Salinas chromosome 1, Lsat_Salinas_v11, whole genome shotgun sequence genome:
- the LOC111909313 gene encoding protein PHOSPHATE-INDUCED 1, with protein sequence MANAHRLVQFLFVVSIFHVSFAGRRLTELVSDASNLLQYHNGALLTGDISVNFIWYGNFKPSQKAIVSDFITSLSSGSGVSPKSQIEPSVATWWKTTEKYQMKSKKQRSLTLRLGKQISDPAYSLGKSLTDEHLVQLASKGESRNAVNVVLTASDVAVDGFCSSRCGTHGSSSSSSKIPNGKGKNNKFAYIWVGNSETQCAGQCAWPFHQPIYGPQAAPLVAPNNDVGLDGMVINLAGLLAATATNPFGNGYYQGDASAPLEAASACPGVYAKGAYPGYAGDLLVDSTTGASYNAHGTNGRKYLLPSLYDPSSSTCSTLV encoded by the coding sequence ATGGCGAATGCTCATCGTCTGGTTCAATTTCTCTTCGTAGTCTCCATCTTCCACGTCTCCTTTGCTGGGAGACGACTCACTGAGTTAGTCAGCGACGCGTCTAACCTTTTGCAATACCACAACGGTGCTCTTCTCACCGGAGATATCTCCGTCAATTTCATCTGGTATGGCAACTTCAAACCGTCGCAGAAAGCCATTGTCTCCGATTTCATCACCTCACTCTCCTCCGGATCCGGAGTTTCTCCAAAATCTCAGATCGAACCATCCGTCGCCACGTGGTGGAAGACCACCGAGAAATATCAGATGAAATCAAAGAAGCAACGTTCACTTACGCTCCGACTCGGTAAACAAATATCCGACCCGGCTTATTCTCTTGGAAAGTCGTTGACGGACGAGCATCTGGTTCAGTTAGCTTCCAAAGGGGAGTCAAGGAACGCTGTTAACGTCGTGTTAACGGCATCCGACGTGGCAGTTGATGGGTTTTGCTCCAGCAGATGCGGGACCCACGGATCGTCGTCATCATCTTCGAAGATTCCGAATGGGAAAGGAAAGAATAACAAATTTGCGTACATCTGGGTTGGTAACTCGGAGACTCAGTGTGCGGGTCAATGcgcgtggccattccaccagccGATCTACGGACCACAGGCTGCACCGCTGGTGGCACCCAACAACGATGTCGGTCTCGACGGAATGGTCATTAATTTGGCCGGTTTGTTGGCGGCTACAGCCACCAACCCATTTGGAAACGGGTATTATCAGGGGGATGCAAGCGCACCCTTAGAAGCTGCATCCGCATGTCCTGGTGTGTATGCTAAAGGAGCTTATCCTGGGTACGCAGGGGATTTGTTGGTGGACTCGACAACAGGTGCAAGTTATAATGCACATGGTACAAACGGCAGAAAGTACCTGCTTCCATCCTTATACGACCCATCATCCTCAACTTGTTCCACATTGGTTTGA